One window of Vibrio sinaloensis genomic DNA carries:
- a CDS encoding peptidylprolyl isomerase — protein sequence MWKTAIASLALFNSMVLAGPKVEFETNLGQFTVELNQEKAPVTVANFIKYVEDGSYVGSQFHRVIPGFMAQGGGFDQNMQSLPTYPPIKNEASNGLKNSSATIAMARTSNPNSATRQFFINFVDNNFLDYDQRPPGYAVFGKVTKGFDVIQKMGQQPTHSVGRYRDVPVEPIIITSATLLK from the coding sequence ATGTGGAAAACTGCTATTGCCTCATTGGCCCTGTTTAACAGCATGGTGTTGGCCGGGCCAAAAGTCGAGTTCGAAACCAACCTTGGCCAATTTACCGTGGAACTGAACCAAGAGAAAGCACCGGTGACTGTCGCTAACTTTATTAAATATGTTGAAGATGGCAGCTATGTCGGATCGCAGTTCCATCGCGTGATCCCAGGATTTATGGCGCAAGGCGGCGGGTTTGACCAAAATATGCAATCGCTGCCAACCTACCCACCGATTAAAAATGAAGCATCAAACGGGCTAAAAAACAGCAGTGCGACGATTGCGATGGCCAGAACCAGCAATCCAAACTCCGCGACTCGTCAGTTCTTCATTAACTTTGTCGATAATAACTTCCTAGACTACGACCAGCGTCCACCAGGCTACGCGGTGTTTGGCAAGGTTACTAAAGGCTTCGACGTCATTCAGAAAATGGGACAACAACCCACTCACTCTGTTGGTCGTTACCGCGATGTCCCTGTCGAACCTATTATCATCACCAGCGCAACACTTCTTAAATAG